One Euleptes europaea isolate rEulEur1 chromosome 16, rEulEur1.hap1, whole genome shotgun sequence genomic window, TCAATGGAGCGGGACTTGTCTCCTTCATCTGCTGCATCCCAAAATACTCCCCAAATACTGTTCCAGGGGGGTAGGGAACCCCTAGGAATAGGAGTTGGGAGTTTGAAGGAGAgagaattggcaaaaatcacccTCTCCCCAGCATGCATGGAAATCCTTTGGTGGATCCCAAGCCCCTGTTCCCTTGTTTTCTTAACTGGAATACAAAAACGAGGTTCATACTGACAGCATAAATTAAGATATTAAGGGGGGGATTAAGAAGCAGAATCCTACAGAGGCTTGGAGAACTAAAGGAAGTTAACATATGTCTAAATTCACTCTACTGCTTAACCCTGACTTAAATAAGGTCAAGAGTATGATACCAGAGATGGTTCCAGAATTTGGCATGGCAGACCTTCCTGCCAGGATCAGAAGTAGAACTCAGAGAGCAAGTTAGCCTCTTCTCAGGAAATACAGGGGaaaggtgtggaggggagggaaaagaacccccccccccggtcattaGGCTGAACTTGGCATGCCATCAACAGGGTCTTCCAGTTGGGAACAGCATGGCCTGATCCTTAAGGCTCAAATTCCTTTCTAGGAAAAGCTGACTCATTTAGTCAAGAGTTTGCAACATTCCTTACAGGAAGAGAATAAGAGGTAACTCATCAATTTAGCCAAGGTCACTTTCTTCTTCTATTGAGCAGAACCAAATCTTAAGCTATTCTGCTTGCTTATTTGTTACAGAGTCCCCTTCCAAACAGTAGAAATGCTATTCTACTTACACTTTCTTGAAGAGATTCCTGTAGGTTATGATCTTCAACTTTTCAAGGATAAGGAAGATGCCGCAGCGGATGAAGAACGTCTCATGTTTTGCCAGAGCATCATTCAGTAAAAGAAGATTGCCTTCGCTACGGGAATTAAAAATTGAGAAGAGCTGTGATACTTTATTTCCAAGGAAAGCAGCCCATCCCTTCCACAAAAGGGAGAGGAAGAACGGTGCTGAATTCTCTGCATCATGCTCATTTTCTGTGTTCAGGTAGGATATTTTACCTGGGAGAAACATTCATATGTGTAATCTCTCCCGCTGCAGAATAAAGtaatgcaattcagcatgagaagTGATCCTGTGGAGTTTATACCTTTACTCcaacatggtggtggaaagtgctccataagatttttaaggcaagagactaacagtggtagtttgccattacctgcctctgcatagcaaccctggacttccatggtggtctcctattCCTTAGCTTCCAGGATATGACTCTGGGGCCTAACGCACTATGTtttaaaaaacgtgttatcctggttagatcgcacctcaggcctcccatttcggcttagaaatgctttggaagcgccagacatctgttttttccccaaaacgcccataccacgatgtatttcgttatgtcgtttcaaaactggcaatccaaggggtgcgttcagttacatacgctgttcagttctcctcccctcttaaaTGATTGAtaaccaatcattattgttacttaatccccccacCATAAGTGcgtgtggtcttacaaaggaacatggGAATGTTGGAACATTAgaccaaccatttttatttgtgcagggtcccaatcaaacatttccctcatatggaatgtccttgaagtggattttgtaaacagttcgtgggcttgagggggaaggaatgcagaggagggagagggctggaaaagtagtgaAATTGCTGTGagtggcagatgggggagggggaagcaggaggaggaggaagggagagagactgagggatagagagcgcccacacacacacacacacacacacacacacacacacacacacacacacacacacacaagtcagggctctcctgccggcacaaagtttctccccggcTGTTCCTCTTTCTCCCACTAATGGGGTTGAGTgagcctccctgctctcaaaaaaatttttttaatgtgctcgtcccaacgaaaaaatgcaatgcccgaaaagatggcagctctgtgattagcactgtgcaaggaacagcttattttggtgtttttttttggggggggggagaatgcctgcataggttgtgattagggtttccctgccgtgcaaatgaggcaattcttaatggcgtacagcgctcaTTCGGAtaaatgatattgcgcatgcgtgaaacaaagaaaggggaggggaggcggggaagcatcagcgacatAGACATGACACAGTGCTCCCCCACACTCCTCCTCTCAACTTTTCGGACTATTACTTTGGAggtgcgatatgacgataaaccatcttgggagcagtcttaacaggcacggtgagatcggaaatgaagaatacccatccaaaacacacacaccgagcataatatgctgtaaattgttggtgtgtTAGGCCTCTAACACAGAACAGCACTAACTGCAACTCCTAGGTTCAGTCCCGTGTTCTGGCCTCCTTATTTTGAGCAGCCTGAGTGTCCAATTCCATGCTCCTCCTTTCTTGGCCCAACCGTTTAAGCCCAAAGACAATACCAGTctgttttatttatgtacttcattcaTACCTCACCTttatctccaatggggacccaaagtagattacattgtgtgtgtgtgtgtgtgtgactgggccaaggtcacccagcaagcttccacagtagAATGGGGATTGTCaggatttggaagggagaccaccaaggaataccaggggtgctatgcagaggcaggtaatggcaaaccatctctgaacatctcttgccttgaaaaccctatagtcagctgcaacttaacagcaaaaaaactaaaaaaaattcagtgagTAAACTTACCTGACAGCCTTTGTTACTTCTGCAAACTGCATGAGGTCATATTTTTTTAGAAGTTGGATCATTGGCATTTGTCCCTGAAAATCAGACACAGTTGTTAGTATTTGAAATTTCTCATCAAGTATCTAATAATTCTGTAAAATTGTTACAGCTATCGGACGGCTAACTGCTTTATATAACCCAAGTAAGCAAACCATTAATACATACAGCTGACTAGTGCTGTGATCTTAATTACATTCTACTGAAGATGTAATGTAtatttgtctttatttatttagatatgttTGCTGCTTATCTTTAAAATACGTTCAAAATAAGCTCACAACATGAAAGccagtaaaaaaattaaaactacagaataaaacagcaacataaaaacacaaagagCTAATTCAGCAGAACAGTTAAACACCCCGCTTTAGCATGAAccatacacacaaaaaaacaataaacaaaactaAGAGCTAGtgcggtgtagtgattaagagcagaagactctcatctgaagaaccaggttggtttccccactcctacacatgaagactgctgggtgaccttgggccagtcacagttctcttagaactctctcagccccacctacctcacaaaggtgcctgtcgtggggagaggaaggggatgtgattgtaagctgctttgaggctccttaagttagagaaaagtggggtataaaaacctactcttcttcaaaaaaaaaaacctggacaaatataaatgtttttaactaATGCCTAAAACATGAGACTAGACAGCAGCTAAATCTCTATGGGAAGGGCCTTCCACCACCATAGAAAATAAGTCACTCTGGTCACCAGCTGTTTCATCTCAGAAGGTAGGGAACACAGAACAAGGCGTTGGATATgatggatggtgggaagagagcTGCATCCTTGTATGAAACTCTCTTTTCTAGTTCCTTGAGGGAGGAAGGAATTCTATCCCACAGATCCTGATGCTGGCGGCAGCACTCCACTGGGTCTAAGTTCAGCATTCAgtgggtgcagtggttagaagaCAACACAGCAGGGCCAAATCCTGGTACTAGTTTGACTCAATGAAGTTCAGATGAAGGAATTCTTCCATGCTGAGAAGCCCAGCCTCTGTTCCTGACTAATTCCCAACAGCCAAGTACCATAGCATTTCTTTAACCCCTGACCATAACCCAAGCCTTCATAGAGTACCAACCCAACTGCAGCCCACCTTCGACACCTCACCAAATGCTTGTGTGGCATCCTCATACAAATACACTACTCCATAAAGGTTCCGTTCTCTACATTACAAAGCGCTATGGTGTGCAACAGGGCTTGGTATGTTTAGATGACACTTACCAGTAACATTTTCACTGGCAGCAAATAAATCAAAATCATCCTTTTATTTTTCTGGCTTGAGCGGTGGCAGTGCTCAAAGGCAAAAGAGAGATATTCTTCAGCTGCAGACATGGAAAGAGGAACAGAAAAACGACTAGTAATAGACAGCAGCAAATATGGCATCACAACAAAGACATTTAATGCAATCACATCAAAGCTACCTTTCTAAAAGGTTTTTTGGTCCACATTTACAAGTATTAACATTAAGCCAAAATATCAAACTCTATCACTCATCCACATATACGAAAGAGAAAATTAATGACTGAAGTCAAGGACAGTTTGTCCAAGTAGCAGGGTGGatatgatttaaatcaaatcaatttaaatcatgatttaaatcactagtcagtaagactagatttaaatcatggttttctactctcttttacggcctgctgccattataggttttctcctccagggagggaacaatatgataaacctcaggctatacacacaaagatcccaagattatgctgctcaagattcaTGACTCAAGGAGCTtatatggaaggaaggaaggaaggaaggaaggaaggaaggaaggaaggaaggaaggaaggaaggaaggattctaAGACTTGTgaagtattctgctcaaaaggtttcagttTCATTTAAATTAGAAGGAATAAGGACTCATCAGTATAATCATCCTCCAACCTTCCACTGCATGTTATCCACTCTGAGCATTAAAATCCCCTGCTACAATAAAGAAAGCCTCAGGATACTTAGAAGACAGATTACTCAGTTGTTCAGATAAGGAGCTCCACATGGATTTCAATTTCCCACTTATAGAGGATGGAGGAAAATAAACAGTAATGATTATCAACTTAACATCATTTAGATGTATCACCCCCTCTCCAGCCTTTCCACAATCAGTCTCTACACTGTAAATACCTTGCTTAAAATCGCTATCAAACATGGCCTTCCGTCCAACGTAATATCTAAACGTAACCCGCTGTGCCATGCTGTATTCATCTTTGAGATTTGAGCTATCAATTGCTCTTATCAGGGGCTTGCACAGATGAAGCTTGTTGATCTGGAAACAACATTGATGTTAGGAGAGGGAAAATGTACACGCAACAATAACTTTGCCTCGGGAGTATGAAATCAAGGAAAGCCATACAGGGGTTGGATCATaccttaaaataaattttaaatagcTGATTCACCAGAAACAGCATGCCCCATTTTTTGGAATCATCAATGCTGGCCCGACTGTAACAAAAGCAAACATCAGGAATGTATTGATATCAAAatgtacacaaacacacacctaaGCTTGTTGATAAAGAAAGTTACATCACATTTTACAAACTGGGAAAAAATTATTTAATCCAAGATCCAGAGAAAACATCCACTCACGTGTCACTGGCACAGATTCTAAAACAGCTCATCAGGAGTTCCGCTGCTTTTTCCAACATGTCACCAATTTTGCCTTTGCCTTTCTTTGCCAGCTGTTGGTCAGCCTATCACGACAAGAGGAAACCAAGAGAGATGACACACGCCCCAGCTTACAGGCCTATTGTTTTCTAATCAGTGTCAATCAATCCACAAATGTCCATAACAGCAgctctgctggaccagaccaggggtccatctagtacagcaaACTGTCTCACATGGTGGacgaccagttgccctggagggtgaaacaaacagggcacagaggccaagccccttcccctggtgttgcctccttACGCTGGTATTTAGAGTTTGCGGCCTTTGACTGTGTTCAGTAACCGAACAGATCGCCGCATGCATGCAATTTTGACAGTCTAGCAGTCATCACTCATGCTGCAGTATTTAGCAAGTATTTCACTTATCACCCCTACGAGCTATATTTGTGTCTCAAGCCATCCACAAAACACCTCAGGGCCACTAACCCAATAGCAAGGGATGATGATCTAGAGAGTTCCCAAGACGAAGCAGCTCTCAGGATGGGCACAAAGTACCCTAAAGTTTCCCAAACCTCATTCAGGCAGTCCCCACCCACTGGCCTGACCTCTTCAGATATTACTTACATTATTAGCAAATATTCGAAGATCAAGAGCTACTGCATACATAATAGGCAAAGCCCTGGAAAAATAAAATGCCACCTTTAGTTATCCATGCAAGCAACAGAATTCAACTTCCATGATCGGTAACAGAAACATACATCCATTAATATTATCAGTTTAATGTGAAGTtctggtatgccaataaaggtattgaaattgaaattaatGTGAAGTTCAGCCACAAAAGTAGACTGCCAATGAATCATAGCCAGAGTTGTGGAAAacagagccttgtttactcaccgtgacggctccttctgttctgggatgaagggcatcttgtcatttgcgggtattaccatcacgtgcccagggaggcaggactaatttttttttcaacttcctgtcccctgggcgggaaacccagcTTCGTACTCAccgagctaaaggagacaggtaagtgcaaaagACAACCATGCACCAAAAACAAGGTGCTTACAGAAGAAACGTGAACTCTCATTATAtgaacacacaaaaaacaacaggaaaaaacaacATGTTCTTTTGAATCAGGCAAGATGGCGGACATAAGGAGGATCCTGTATTACGCTTCTTAAATTTAGAATCCACTTATTGGTACCCCTCAAACTGACATGCTAAGTCTTGGATGATTACTtcttgggcgggcaagatgcccttcatcccagaacagaaggagccatcacggtgagtaaacaaggctccgttctcgttctgggagaagggcatcttgtcattcgcgggatatccaagagctattCATCTGGGTGGGGTCTAAGATCTATCCAAGACGTGCTGCAAGACTCTTCTACCGAAGGCTGCGTCAGCAGAGGCCGTGGAATCGATCTTATAATGTTTTATGAAGGTATTGGCCGTAGACCAGGTAGTTGCTCTACAAATTTCATCTAGTGAGGCTTGCCTATTAAAGGCTGCTGATGTTGACGCACTGCGCACCGAGTGTGCAGTAATGCCCAAAGGAGGTGGAATTTTGCTAGCCTTGTATGCTTCAGTAATGCATTGCCTTACTGCGTAGCTGATGGCAGAGCTAGACATTTTTTGTCCCTTGGATGGACTAGTTAGGGAGATGAATAGTGTGTCTGAACGCCTAATACATTCCGTGCAACTGAGATACACCTTTAGAAGTCTCCTAAGATCTAAATGGTGCCACTCCTTCTCCTTTGGGTGCACTGGGTTGAAACAAAAGGAGGGAAGGTGGACCTCCTGAGATCGATGAAATACAGAATTCATCTTTGGGATGAAGGTGGGATCCGGCCTGAGGACCACTTTGTCCCTGTGAAAGGTACAGAAACCTTCGCGCACTGACAGTGCCCTCAACTCGGATACTCGATGGGCTGAGGTCACCGCCGTGAGGAAGATGGTTTTCATCCTCAAAGTCTGTAAAGGAATGTCCCTGATGGGTTCGAAGGGAGGTCGTGTCAAGGCGGTGAGGACTATGTTAAGCCACCACGTGGGGAACCAGTGGATTACTGGTGGTTAGTCTGTGCCACCCCTTTCAGAAAAGTCATGATGTGAAGTGACATGCTACTTACTATCTCTGACATGCTCTGCTGCCAGAGATAGTAAGTTCACCTCCGCCCATGACATTATGATCTCCGCCTCCTGCTGGAGTCTGGAAgacctcaaacccccccccccccgcttgttgATATAAGCTTTGGCGGAGACATTGTCCGTGCGAACCAGGATGTGTCTGTGTCGCAGTAGGGTCTGGAACTGTTGTAGAGCCAACCGAATGGCCCTTAACTCCAGGACGTTTATGTATAACCTTCTTTCTCTTGCTGACCATTGGCCCTGAGCTATGTAGGTTTGACATATGGCCCCCCAACCTTCTAGACTTGCGTCCGTGTAGACCTGGATCTGATCCTCTATGACAATGTGTAATCCTTTGTTGAGGTTGCTGGGTTTGCACCACCAAAGGAGTGAGTGACGGAATTCCAGTGAGAGCGGGATGGATTTGTCCCTGCTTTGTGTGATGAGGTTCTGATAAGGCTGAAGGAGTCTCTGGAGAGACCTCGAGTGCCATCTGGCCCATGGTACGGAGCTGAGGCAAGCCACCATCTTTCCCAGCACTTTGGCTAAGTACATGATCCTGCCGTGACTGGATCTGATCGTGGCCTGTACCATGCTTTGGATTTTGGCAATCTTGCCCTGAGGTAGGAGGACTAGATTCTTGTGTGTGTCCAGAATCACCCCCAGATGTTCCAACCTCTGGGTTGGAACCAGGTGACTCTTCTGAAGGTTCACTAAGAAACCATGGTTGGTAAGAGTTTGAACTACCTTGTCCATGTGTGCTAAGGCCTCCTCCCTGGACTTGGAGCATATCAGAATGtcgtccaggtagggaaatatgGTAATCCCCTCCTGCCGAAGCAACGCCACCAGCGTCACCAGGATCTTGGTGAAGGCGCGAGCGCAGAAGCCAGGCCGAAGGGGAGAGCCCTGAATTGATAGTGTTTTCCTGTGTAGCAAAACCTGAGATATTTGAGGTGTGCCTGATGGATCGGGACGTGAAGGTAAGCCTCCTTCAAGTCCAAAGACGTAAGGAACTGGTCTACCTGCAGGGCTTCTATGATTTACCGGAGGGTTTCCATCCGGAACTTTCTGTATTTGACCATCTTGTTGAGGTACTCCAGATctaagatagccctccagtccccatttttcttggggactgtaaagaaaatcgAATAAACCCCACTGCCCATCTCGGGTAGAGGTACAGGCTCTATGGCCTGTATCTGGAGTAAGTGGAAAATGGCATCCAGGGTTCTCTGGTGCTTTTCCTTGCGCAATGACCTTGGGGAATTTACAAATTTATCTCTGGGGAGGCAGGTGAATTCTATGAGGTAGCCTGAAGATATCACTTGAGACACCCAGGCGTCTGTGTAGGACCTTTCCCATTGTGTATGGAACTGTAGGAGCCTGCCCCCCACTTCCTGTGACTTGGCGTCACTGCTTTGGGGTTTTGGAGAATTTGTCTCCGTTACCCTGCTGTTGttgtccctgggggggggggggatgaaaaaacCGGTTGCCTCCCCTGCGAAAGGAACCCCTCGGATTATTCCAGGTGCCCCTTCGCTGATCTGGTCTGAAAGGTGCCAAGGTATGAGCAGACCAAAAATTGGGGAAAGACGAGAAAGGTCTCCCTTCCTTTTTATAGGACTTTGGATAGAAAAGCAGAGATTCTTTCTAAGAAGGTTCATGAAGAATCTCTGCTTTTCTATCAAGCGGGTCTCTAATGGTCCCCACCCCATCCTCAGAGGGGAGATCTGGGGAATGTACTGTTTCCACTGGTGCATCAATCAGGGGAAGCTGAAATAGAGACATGGCTTGGGGAACCATAGTATAAAGCCTTTTAGTGCTGGAAGGAAATAGCCTATTGGCCAGGGGTTTGTCAAACTCTGCTTGCACCTGGTtctcaaaaaattctgggaagggCATTTCCCAGACCTTAGGCTTTGTACTGGGAAAAAATTCTTTTGTTCCCTTCTTCCTAGATTTTGGTGTGGGTTTAGTCACAGAGTCCGCATCCTCATTAAGAACTACCAAGACTTTGGAAGTCCTCAGTGGAAAACAAGCGGGGATGCTGTTCCTCGAGAAGGATTGGACTCTCTTAGTCAGAATTAAATTCGCCTTCCTCTCTGCTCTCTGAGTCAGAGACTCCATCCTCCATAATCTGGAGGCTTTGTGAGGGCGGAGGGGCTTTTAAGGCTGCCTTTGTGCGCCAATGGGTGGTAGTCTGGTCCTCTTGTCCCTGTTGGGAACGGGGAGGGGGAACAGTGGATGCACTTGCCCCTTGTACTAGAGGCACAATGGAGTCCCTAAAGGCTGTTAATATTTGGGCTTGCTTATCTAGGACACTGTTAAAAAGATCAAACATTTCCCGCCGAGATAGAGGAACCTCCACCTCGGTGCGCATTACATTACCCCATGAAGATTCTCGGGAACAAGAGAGGCGCCTTCTTCCAGAGGTGCTGTAATGGCCGCGGCTGCTGCGGTCGCTGTTTCGGGCCACTCGATCCTTTTTgcgccattttgaggcggctcaTGAGAGCGCGCCTTTTTTGGTGTGGTTGGCCCCTCTGCGCGTGTTGCTGCGCCGCCGCAACTGCGGCCGTTAATGTTCCCTTTACATCTTCGCCCTGTTGAGGCGACGAGGGCCGACTCATGATCCTCCTCAGAGAGGAGGTCAGAATCCAAGTctctcctgccgtccgccatcttgccctgCGGGGCGAAGTGGGGGCGGAGAGGTAAAGTGAAAGAGAAAGGACTGGTGAGGGGAAGCGGTTCGCAGCCAAagccggcaaaaaaaaaaaaatagaaggagaaaggaagacaCACTAGAGATAAAACACAGACGTAAAGGTCCACAAAAACACAAAGAATTAGAACAACCAGACTGAGTTCAACAACGAAGCTGCCACCCTAACCAAGGCAGGACGAAAACTGGGTTTCCCACCCAGGGGGCAGGAAGTTGAAAaattttttagtcctgcctccctgggcacgtgatggtaatacccgcgaatgacaagatgcccttctcccagaACGAGAAAGAAGGACCACCGTCACAACCCAGATTTGCCAAAATTCCATGAGCCCTTCAACACTTTTCTTGGCCCATATTTATTTAGGATGCCTTCAGGCTGCATACAATGGCAGACATCCAAGTTTGTACATTGCCAGGCCTTGCCTTAAACAACTGAATCTAGCTTACATTTTCTCCCTTTTGCATCCTTCTTAGCAGTCCTGTGCAATTCTCTATACGAATCACCACCACCAAAAGAACCCTCTCTTATTTAAATTCCTCAAGACTTACTTGTACTTGAAATCCAGGACCTTTTCAGATGTCCCTTTCTCAATGTCATTTGATAAATGACCCACCCTCCAACATTCGTTCTCAAACTCTTtgtgtctctctccctctttaaGCGATGTCCTTTCTATTCTTAATAAGTTGCCTGGATGAAGGCTACGCAAACTTTGCTTTACTTAGTAAGTTTTTGGCCCTAAATACAAATTATGCAGAAAAATATAGAGGTGACAGGGGACATTTATCTGTTGGTGAAATGTTCACCTCCGTGAAGTGTTCACATATGTCTCCATAACTTCACCAGAACAATGCATTTGTTTATATAATTA contains:
- the PCID2 gene encoding PCI domain-containing protein 2, yielding MAHITINQYLQQVLEAIDNREGSFCAELVSFKHPHVANPRLQLPSPEEKCQQVLEPPYDEMFAAHLRCTYAVANHDFVEAYKCQTVIVQSFLRAFQVHKEDNWALPIMYAVALDLRIFANNADQQLAKKGKGKIGDMLEKAAELLMSCFRICASDTRASIDDSKKWGMLFLVNQLFKIYFKINKLHLCKPLIRAIDSSNLKDEYSMAQRVTFRYYVGRKAMFDSDFKQAEEYLSFAFEHCHRSSQKNKRMILIYLLPVKMLLGQMPMIQLLKKYDLMQFAEVTKAVSEGNLLLLNDALAKHETFFIRCGIFLILEKLKIITYRNLFKKVYLLLKTHQLSLDAFLVALKFMKVNDVDIDEVQCILANLIYMGHIKGYISHQHQKLVVSKQNPFPPISTVC